The Cellulophaga sp. RHA19 genome includes the window AAAAAAGAGAAATAAAATACTAGTTTTAACAGCTATGAGAAAAACAATATTAATTATTGGTGTTGCGCTTGCACTTGTAAATGTTATATACAGCTTTTTTAGAAATGTAGATACCATCTATTTTTTTGGCCAAGATGTAAATATTTGGGTATACCGACTAATTTGGTCATTTATGGCTGTACTTATTTTTAACGCCTACCGTAAAGAAACAAGAAAATAAAGCATCTTATTTTTCACGATAATATACTTACCTATTACGAATAAACATTAACACATTACAATATCATTTCTACTTTTTAAATTGCTCTCTATTATATAGAAGAATAATATGATACGCAATAATACAAAGAATACAACCATAACAAGCAGATTCAATTTTCTGTATGTATTCTTGTTATTTTTTTTAGTAGCGGTATTATTTTTTCTTTACATCCTTTTAGTCACCAAAGAAGAGATTGTACTATTTTTAATAGGCTTTATGACGTTTGTATTATACGGTTTTTACATAATAGCAAAAAGCCTAGTTTTTTTTAGAGCCAATTCTAAAAACATGAGAGTAGGCCTATTTAAAACTTATAGCTATAATGATATACTTAGCGTAGAACTTTACAGCTCTATACCTTCTAAATTTATGTTTTTTATCTTTTATGAAAAAGGACTAACCATACATTTAAAAAACAATAAAAAAATACACTTAAAAGAAACATACTACTCCAACTTTTGGAAAATACGTCTGTACTTAGACAATAAATTCAATAAAAAGCAACTACAAGAAAGCAAGCCAGTAGACAAAAGCAGAATTAATATAACCAACAAAACCATAGCTACACCATTTTATATTTTTGGCAATAGAATACTAATGTCAATAGCAGTAATAGCAACTTTTATATTACTAATAGACCTATGCACAACGAGCTATTTAAATCCTGGGTATTTTATATTTAGTATGGGTACGTTTCTTTTTTTGTTACTTTTTACAACACAAATGGATTATATAGAAAGTTCTAAAAATTACATCGTCATTAAAAATTTAATAAATCCGTTTGTAAAAAAAATAATACCTACTAAAGATATAGCACACACCTCTAAAGAAACCGTAGGCGGTGGTAAAAACAAAAAAACATTTATAATTTTACACACTATCTACCATAAAAAATTTAAAGTTTCTATAGATTTTATAAGTCTTAAAAGAGAAGGTAATATAATTGAACAAATTAAAAAACTAGATATCCCTTACAGAGATTACACCTAACAATATATAATATAAAACAATGAAGTTATTTAAAATTATATGTTTTGCATTTGCAATTTGCAATAGTGCATTTGCCCAAGAAGAATACAATTACTCTGATGAGCTACTAACAACCACATTTAAAGCCTACCAAGCAGTAGATTTTGATATGGCAAACAGTATGTTTCCTTTTGTAAAAGAGCGTTTTTTAGAACATTTAAAAGACTCCACTAGTTTTACAAATTCATATGATAGTTTATCTAAACATATAAGCATAAAATACAGCTTAGACAGTATAGTAAAAATATACTCCTGGGGACAAAGAGACTCTGGCTGTTGCCACTCCTCTGTTTTATATGCACAATACAAAACAGAAGATAACACTATTAAACATACAAACTTAAAAGACCCAAATACAGGCGGAATAGATGTTTTTACTACTGGTTTGCATAGGATAAAAATTAACAACCAGCCGCACTACTTAATATTGGGCTGGGGAACTTGTTGTGGTGGTAAACATCATAGCACAGCAACAGTGTACAAAATAGCTGATGGCGTCTTACAAAAAAGCGATACTGCTTTTATTGGCGAAAATTATATTTTTACAGAAGCAAACCGCGGACAAGACATTAAACTAACGTACAATGAAGAAAAAAAAATATTGTCTTATTTTAGTTATCCAGAAGATGAGGAAACCGGTTTTTACAAAAGAGAACAAACACTTGCTCAATGGAAACTAACCAACAAAGGGTTTAAAAAAGAAAAATAATAGTGCAACCACAACTGCCAAAACACAAAGGAGATACAGAAGCCGTAGCCAACTTAAAAGACTATAGTTACAAGCAAGTAAAACCAATAGTACCAGAACTATTAACTTGGTTGCAAGATTTAAACTGGCCCATTGCAGGCCCAATAGCATTGTATTTACAATCTATAGCAGAATATATTACAGATGATATTATTGCAATTTTAAGGGGTCAAGATGAAGTTTGGAAATACTGGCTTGTATTAGTTTTTGGCACAAATGCAACAGCTCCAATAGCCCCAAAACTACTGGCCGAATTTAAACGAATTGCCACACAACCCACAAAAGCAGAAATAGCTGAAGAAACACAAGACTTAGCTTTAGAGGTGATTAAGAATTTAAGCTAAAGCTTATTTAGTAGCCAACTACACATAATTATATACCAATTACAGATTTATGACACTAAAAGAATACAAAAATAAATATACAGAAGAAGACGCTGTTGGTTGGGACTATATAGACTCTGCAATAGAAAAAATATACCCTGAGCAAAACCCACAACATTATGCACCACAATTACCTTATGCATTAGGTGGCACAGAACCTATAGACGGTATTAGCGTTTACAATAGCACCTTGCAAGAACCTCATTTTCATTATATTTCTTACGGATTTTCTGAGCTGTATTACAATGAGGAATCTGTTGGTGAAGAATACAGTAAACTTGGTTTTGAACTTACGTTTAGACTAAAAAAATATAGTGATGAAGACAATGTTAACTGGGCTTGTAATTTAATTCAGAATTTAGGAAAATACGTTTTCAGCAAAGAAAAATGGTTTGAGGAATACCATCTTATACCTGCAAACGGACCAATAAGAAGTAATTACAACACAGATATTACAGCAATAGCATTTGTTATAGACAAAGAATTAGGCGTATTAAACACACCACACGGAGAGGTTCAGTTTTTACAAATGGTTGGCTTAACTAACACAGAGTACGAAGAGCTTAAGCAAAGTCCCAGCACCACAAAAACTAAAGAATTGCTAGAAAAACTAAAACAAAACAACCCTTTACTTATTACAGATTTAGAACGTAAGTAATAAAATATTACATCTATTTTAAATAAATTAAGCCACTAAACCCTTCAATTTTTATTGAGGGGTTTTGTTGTTTTTATGGTTACGTAATTACAAAAAAGAACTTTTGTAAGACAAAAATGCGCATTAAATAACAGCTGAAAATATTATTTATTACTAAATAAGATATACAAACACAATGCAGTAATCTAAAAATAAGACCGTTATACAATTTAACATTTTCTTACGAAATTCACCTGATAACTCATTATATTTGACAGTTAATACTTGCAAATATTACTACTATGAAATCAAATGACAAGTTATCAAAATTACTACTCGTATTTATTACAGTACTATTTACACAATCTAATTACCTATGCGCCCAAAATTTTAGCAGTGCTCCAGAATTAATTACACCAAGAGAAACTTGGCAAATATCTAAAGAGGCACTTTCATTTAGGTTTATAGCCCCAAATGATAATAGTTTTAGAAATATCATTAAAAATAATGTTATAAGTGTTGGTGGGTTTGACAATATTAAACCAAAGCCTTTTGCACAACAAACAGCTGTTTACAGAATTCAGATCTCTAAAGAAGAAGATTTCTCTAGCTCTTCTATTATTTATAGCAAACATTTAAAATTGTGGTCAATGCAACACGGAACCACACAACACATACCTAATCAAATTTTTTCTCCTGGAACTTATTACTGGAGAATGAGGTGCGAGGTAGATAAAGGCGGTACAAAAAGAACAAGTCCGTGGTCTGTTAAAAAGAAATTTAAATTGGTAAACAAGTCGGTACAACCAATGCGTTATAAAATATCAGATAGCAATCCGTTGTTTGTTATTGCAGACGCACATACAGCAGAGCTACATAATGATGATGCTAGTTATTTTGCTAACATGCATAAAGACGGCTTTACTAAAAACGATTTTTCTGCAAATAAACGCAAACACGTTGCCGTGGTTTTAAACGATAGATCTAAAGGCGCTGAGCGTTTTATAGAAGACAACTATGCTGTAGGTGAATATTTAGACCTATATAATAAAATTGAAGACTGGGGATATAAAACAATGATTTTTCACCAATACTCCTTAGCAGAACAAGATTGGTTTTATCGTAAATACCCAAATTGTATTGGAAATTTTACTGGTGAAACCGAAGATTTAGTCCTGTATTATGAAAAAGATGATGAGTTTAATAAAGAAACTAATCTTTTTTTTAACAGGTCTTTAAAGTTAGCAGAATTACACGGTGGTTATTTTATGAATGCAACACACTACTACAGTAAAGCTTATGTGTCTGCACAGTTTTCTCCTATGTTTACAAACTCTGAGGTTTACAATAACCTAAAAAAATACAGTAAACACATTATATGGGGAACAAAAAACAATAGCTCTTACGCTAAACATGTTATGGATG containing:
- a CDS encoding DUF5071 domain-containing protein, with the protein product MQPQLPKHKGDTEAVANLKDYSYKQVKPIVPELLTWLQDLNWPIAGPIALYLQSIAEYITDDIIAILRGQDEVWKYWLVLVFGTNATAPIAPKLLAEFKRIATQPTKAEIAEETQDLALEVIKNLS
- a CDS encoding suppressor of fused domain protein, translating into MTLKEYKNKYTEEDAVGWDYIDSAIEKIYPEQNPQHYAPQLPYALGGTEPIDGISVYNSTLQEPHFHYISYGFSELYYNEESVGEEYSKLGFELTFRLKKYSDEDNVNWACNLIQNLGKYVFSKEKWFEEYHLIPANGPIRSNYNTDITAIAFVIDKELGVLNTPHGEVQFLQMVGLTNTEYEELKQSPSTTKTKELLEKLKQNNPLLITDLERK